Part of the Plasmodium falciparum 3D7 genome assembly, chromosome: 10 genome, ttcattatatatatatatatatatatataaatatatatatcaactaattaaataataaaaaaatatatttgaaaaaagtGTACTACACTAAATGtacaagaaaaaagaaaaaaaaaaaaaaaaaaaggaaattaattattttccaaaatgtaataataaataacaaatcaaaagtaaaaagtaaaaaataaaacttatacaaatgtacaaatatatatatatatatatatatatatataatattttttttctatggttaaaaaattcaaaattattatttcacagaggaaaaaaaaaaaaaaaaaaaaaaaaaaaaaaaaatatttttatttataaggaaattatcaaatatttacatatatatatatatatataatatattatgacaactataattcaatatattcttatatttattcctatcataatataattatatatatatatattttttttatttttatgtattattatatctatatgtttataatcatatatagtTATTTAATCTTTtctcataaaaaaaagaaaaaaaaaaaaaaaaaggttcctaattcttttgaaaaaatatattctttgaataaatgttcatatatttaaaatttgataatttctggggaaaaaaaaaaaatttatacattaaataagattatatttacaacatataatatatatatatatatatatatatatatatatatatatatatataaatatatatttatatatttatttatatttatttatatttatttatttatatttatttatttattttattgttatataaaaagggggaaaaaaaaagaaagggtaatatataataaactattaatttttacattaaataaagatatgaATCTTActtattatcaaaatttacaatatatatgtataaatatatatttacatatctacacaaatataaatataatatatttataggatCATCTTATCTTATGCATATAtacatcttttatatttttttcctcttgataataataaagaaaaaataattaattttccatcaactttattatatatatatatatatatatatatatatatatataaatatatatgtatatataatattcttaaaaagaaaatgaaatccTTGcatgtaaaattaaaatagaaataatataagaatagaacaaaaataaaaaatataataataataataataataatttatttaattcatataatttatatatacatatttatatttacatttttatatattataacatattatatatatatatataatattattttatgcttaaaaattttaataatgttCCACAAAGAATTTCCGAAggtcatataaaataaaatataaatataataaaaataaaataaaaataaaataaaataaaaatatatataatgaatatttttatttattaatgtatttatatgtagaaggtaaaaatgaatacatttatatattatttttatttttttaaaataatggcatgtaattattatatattttaatttctcATTACGTACACGGCGGTAAATAATGCCCTCACATTTGCGTacaacaaaaattaaaataaaataaaataaaataaataaataaatatatacaaataaataaatatatacaaatatatacaaacaaataaatatgtacgaataaataaaatttttaaataatttttttttcaatgaaaaatatatttacttatcGTTAAATTGtactaaaaaatatttttcttttattattttgtttatattatgaattatttatgcgctattaatatatgaccataaatatatattaatatatatattaatcatttaataaattattatcgtTTGATTCACTTTGTTCCCTCAttccatatattattttcctttccTTTCCTttcctttcttttttcttttttcttttttctttttctctaCGTtgtcaaaaataaaatatggacACGACGACATTAAAAGAAGCTGATATGAATCAAATGATAATACAGCTTATggaaagggaaaaaaaaaaaaaaaaaaaaaaaaatatatatgaacaaaagAAAATGGAACCTCAAAATTATTCCCATATGAAGAAATTCAAAATAAGTccaaaggaagaaaaaagcTTGAATAAGGAAGAAATAAAGAGGTTtcaaaaatgaaatgaataaataaatataaataaatatataaatatatatatatatatatatatatatatatatatatataatatatacatatgtttgGTTGATAAAAATGTAGCATACTaccataataattaaataataagaaaactCTTCTTTACATATTTGTCAAGTTTAACGTagtcacatatatatatatatatatatatatatatatatataatacttttatcttaataatatttcaacCCTTCTTAGTCATttgattaatttttttcaagaacaagagaaaatatataaagacgAGGAACTTAATacgaaaaattatataattgatgaaacaaaaaagaaagaaaaagaagtatatgttttataatatataacataacattaaaatgtatatgttcctactattttgttataatatatatataatatatatataatatatacatatatttattcatttttatatatatattcttagcTAAAcggttattatatatattgccaAGACttcaaaaatgaatataacaaTTATTTCAATTCTTTCATAAAAGAATCAGAggttaatatttcattttattattttattttatttcattttattattttattttatttcattttattattttattttatttcattttattatttttttttatttcattttattatttttttttatttcattttattatttttttttttttcattttattatttttttttttttcattttattatttttttttttttttttccgcCCTTTCTTTATTcaatctttatatatatatatatgaaaaaataaccACTTTTATATTCTCATGTAAAAATTCGTaggatattaaaaaagaccTAAAAGATCTACAGATTCAATATATGGATGATAAGATACTACTAGGTATTTGtcatatatcataaaaatgtatattaatccatattgttatttttttttttcatatgataTATACAATTGTTTTGCTCCTTATATATACaggaaataaaagaaaaatggaGCTTGATAACATGCTgcatttttataaagaaaaattattagaCATAAAAAATCATTGGGACACTAAGAATTTTTGTGATGATAATTTAAAGAATAttgtatatgatatattaaacgTTATAAATTAACTACGTgtcaaaaatattaattacaaatgaataaatatgtacCTTTGTATTATCTCTCCATGTATATTTCCTCTTTTGTCttgtcatttttatattttttttaattatgtatTCATATGTTGAatcttaaaaattataataagaaaaaataaaacaatataataaaaaaataaaataataaaatataaaaataaaacaataaaatataaaaataaaacaataaaatataaaaataaaacaataaaatataaaaataatataaaaaaaatacatacgcATTATGTACCCTTTTTGTCGTACATCGTTTAATTTTCCTCATAATCCtcatatctttttatttttgttttattaaatagctgtaaaaatattacattctGACCATTCGATATAAATCGTGCTATGAGCCTAAATTGTAGTTGGgtgttttctttatatttttcgtTAGAAAAAACATAtgcatttaatatatatgaacgaAGAAGTATCTTCTCAAATTTgagtatttttttcttttccataTTCATAAtgttagtaataataatacaattttCAATAACAttgtttaattttaaaaaattaaatgaacaaaactttatattgtttaataaaaatgactTATTGTTTATAGATATCTTTtcgatttttttttcattatcaaaAAGATCTTTTAATTGTTGTGTGCTTAAGGTTTCGAgttgtttatatgtttttttttttatgtggcTATCTGAAGAATTATGATCATCACATTCATTCATGTTATCATAATTTATGTTATCATAATTTGTGTTATCATAATTTGTGTTATCATAATTTGTGTTATCATAATTTATGTTATCATAATTTATGTTATCATAATTTATGTTATCATAATTTGTGTTATCATAATTTGTGTTATCATCCTTATTTGTGTAAATGTTGTTGTGCTTCTGGTTCGATGTTACATTCTTTATATCACCAACAAGAGTATGTACACGTggatcatttatattaaccGAAGAATGATCATTATGTCCTGttacatcattttttaaaggaATGGTTTGGATAAATTTCATCAAGTTACGATTTGCATGTTTGATATGTTCCTTTTTCTCATCCATCCCTAAGAAATATAGTTGTGTCATATTATGTAAAGGagaaataattatttcattCAATACATTATAAAAGGTTGATGGGGAATGTAAGGGATATGTAAAGATAGGATAATTAATACTTGGAGATCCATTAGGTATAGTTAATAGAATACTGAGGATTTCTAATATGGCTGTTCCATCATTACAAAATGGatcaattatatatgtttgctttgaattgtttatatatttaaataaattaagttTAAAAATAGCAGATGCTATTATAGTACTTTTTAAAGATTGTTGATTTTTATATGCTTggtatattcttatattcatattattacttaaattaatatgaattttacattcattatatttaaacaatacattaatttttaatggAGATAATTGTGatgaaattaattttttttttttcaacaaaatattttcatctccatttttttcaatatataattgttgttgtcttttaattatattcaatataatattttttatcatacatGTATGATATAAACGTGACTTAATACTTGTAATACTAATTTCAGGTTCTTTTAAAACACTACTAAATGGAATATAAGCATTCCAATTAATCTTTTTCATatcattaataaaattattttcataagcACAATATGATCTATAAACCTCTAAACGAATTTGTTCTATCGTTCTACTATTTATCaataatttgtataaataatataaatcagATTCAATTTCTATATTCTTATCTATAAAAACGTGACTATATTTTTCgtcatatatttgtttttctaatgtaaatatattatcattcttGTACGGAACAACACAAGAATATTTATAAGTTTCTTCTACTTTATAATTTAACAAGGATGAAATATACATccttttattcttattatttgaCCATtctcttaaatatatatgacacTTAATCGAATATTTATTACTGTGTGCTTTTATAGAACTTAAACATTTTCTCATAATTTGGtatcttttcttttaaagTAAACATTCAAATGGAGCcttcaaaatattatagaacattttttaaataaaaaaaaaaaaataaaataaatatatatatatatatatatatatattattctttattaCGAAATGTTATTCATGttgttatttaataaatcgtTGATAAGtatcaaatttttttttgataaaaaaaaaaaaaaaaaaaaaaaaaattatgaacagttcatgtaaaaaaaaaaaaaaaaaaaaaaaaaaatggctacacataaaataaatattatatatatattatatatgtataattttatgtgtgaatatataaaagatgtaataatatagaaatatttcctggattaaataatataaaagaaaattgagaatatatacatataaatatgtatatatacatatatatatatatatatatatatatatatatatttatatatttatatcgattttttaaataattgattatttatttttttagataTTGCTTAAGGTTttctcaaaaaaaaagaggggAAAGGACCACACATATAAAAgattatgttttaaaaagCGAGTCGAACATTAAAGGTACaaatgatacatatatatatatatatatatatatatatatatatatatatatatgtggaaaaaaaggataataatCAAATAGGAAaacaacaatatatatatatatatatatatatatatatatatatatttaaaataaatgttcAATCATTTGTGTGTAATTTATAagtaatacacatatatatatatatatatatatatatatttttttatttatttatttatttatttatagctAGCTACACATTTATCAGTTGGAAGGTCGTCATGGAATTGATCATAAAAAAAccatatatagaaatatttgAAAAGATCTTAAAACTGTTTACCCATATTTGTGAAAATGTTCATTTTAAATTAACAAGAAATAAGCTAGAATTAAGCGGCTCAAATAATTTAACAAATGAACTGGTGATACATATTGAtaagaaattttttatattaaatgatgtAAATGGAGAtaagaagaatataattaatgGCACTGTAAAATCAAAAGATTTTTacaattgtatatataatcataagaTAGTTAAACATCTGAGGAGTACTTATTCACAACATGGATCTTATAATAGTCACAAGAAAAATGATTCACCTTTTCTAATGAAAGATGATATGAATGAAGAAGgaagaataaataatacaaataatgatgaaattaAATCAATCGTTTGTGATGGTATGTATCCAGATGATAACAATAAGTCATATTTTAGGAAGGATAAAAAGTGGAATATACATCTTTCTAAGATAACTCtgaaatttaataatataaatcataatataaataataatatggatggTGATGATCatgatgacaataataataataataaattagaaataattataaaatttaaaaagtatAACACCTATTTTAGCGCAATATTAAAATTGAAAACGTTCAACACAccaatgaaaaattatatttataaaaatgaatctATTATACAAATAGATCCAACCCTTTTTTTACTTAATCTTAAAGATCTATctaatgaaaagaatatttttttaaagaatacaGATAATTCATTTATCATCAGTTCTTTAGAAACTTGTGATTTCagtttaaataaagaaagaataaaaagagaacaatttttttataataataaaaatatatgtatccCATCTAGTAAAacgaaatatttttttaaaaataaaaaattccaGGATCATAATATGTCTCTTCCTTTAAATGAACTAAAGACCATAATTAAATTCTGTTCAGActtaaatttattatgtttGTTTTCTACAAAAAACTTTAAAGAaaatcttattatatattttggtaatataatatcttatatattagaaaaaaacaaaaataaaataaaaaaaaaaaataaaaataaaactttTCAACACAAGCAGCATACATATATGCTGAACACAAACCATGTGAAATATTTACCAAATATATCACgtgattataaatatgattacACGTTTGATTCGTCTAAAAAATCACACGTAAGTAGAAATAAAATccatgatgatgatgataaatatataaattcaaatttgtatatattatcaaaaggggaattaaataataatgacagccacatttatgataataaaaacaattacgataataataacaaatcactagttttttatttatctgATTATACATCAAGCGATGAATATGATTCTAGTATGGATGAATTCGATgatcaaatatatttaccaGTATACGATAATGAATATACAAAGGATGACAccaattttaattataatcatattataacaggatgtatacattttacttcatattttaatatatcatgtGATTTTAATGAATATGAAAATGATAAGAAATATGAACACGAAGATGTTTTTCAACAACCTATGGATGCAtttgttataaataataatgatgataatgatgataataatgataataataatgataataataatgataataataataataattattttgatgATAGTAAAAAAGTTAAGAAGATACAacataaggaaaaaaaattatctatagaaaaaaaaaaagaagatataatttatgataatacaaaaagttgtagttttaattatgaaaggaataatttaaaaaatataagagaagaaggaaaagaagaagaagaaaaaaaaaaaaaaaaaaattcgtCTATCTCTGAAGATATAGATAAGGATAACAATTATCATGTTAtgcaaaatattaaaaataaagatattaagTATGACCGAAAGGAAGACGGTTTCAGTGATACTTATGGTATGTTTAATCATTTGAAGGAAAACAAAAGTTATGAGGAgaatagaagaaaaaaacatcATCTTGTTTtgataaatgaaaaatgtgaAGAGTCTGAATATGATCAAAATGGTGAGTGTTCACATGTCCCAAAAGATGATTATTCATATGATCCAAATAATGATTGTTCATATGGTCCAAATAATGAGTATCCATATGATCAAAACAATGAATGTCCATATAATCAAAACAATGAATGTCCATATGAccaaaacaataatattaatacaacTTTCAATAACCTCGTACAAGAAcaggaaaaagaaattatttgtAATTCCAACATTTATGAAGAATTCAATTATGATACCTATATGAGGCAAAATGAAGAGACACAAAAtgtgtataaaaatatgcacgaaaaaataaaaaaacttGATATAACCTTGGAAAATTTAaagcaaataaataaaaagaagaaaaaaatactgGATTATCAAAAGGATGATGTAAAAAAACCCTTTTTGGTTTTTTCCTTACCAAAAAGTAGAAACAtcaaaaaaagaaggaaacCCATCGAATATATTTCTGAAGtgaataaaagaaataaaagaaataaaagaaataaaagatcATCCAAggatttgttatataatgatGTGGAAAATAAAAGGTATGATAACAATTCGGTGTCGTGTAGAAATGAGGAAAATGAAATTACAAGTGACAATTTTTATTCCTTAAATGATGACAATGAAGaggatgaaaataatgattattatgatgaaaataataataattatgatgatgaaaataataattatgatgatgataataataattattatgatgatgataataataactattatgatggtgataataataactattatgatggtgataataataactattatgataattttcCGGATGAGACTTATTACAACATTCGTCATAATAAACATGGTGTGGGAGAAAATATGGAATATATGAACTActtcaataatatatacgaCAAATATAACATGAGTAACAAAacgaataaagaaaaaacacatcacataaaaaataaaatatataaaaatcaaTTAAACTatagaaattattatatgagtGAAAAAGATAACAATATTCAGTATATAAAAGGGGgaaatgaaaagaatgaGAATGATGAAaagttttataataattacaaaCATTTCAACATGTCTAGATTGTCACATAATCTACATGATAAGGCACCTCTCACAAATCAATATTCAGGGCCTAAGAAGAATACACgattaattatgaaaaattattcttCTCATATTCTAAAAGATGAAATAAAACATCCTAGtgttaattatgataatgacatatttaattataaaaaatgtaagtTACAAAAGAAGTCATAACTGTTGTGTGAGTGTAAAAAGGGAAGATAGATTTGtacaagaaaaatatatatatatatatatatatatatatatatatatatatatatgtatatttttaattgaaatttttttttttatgtaatatttattttggtATGATAATCCTTTTGTTTtgtcattatataaatatatatatatatatatatatatatatatatatatatatatatgtatatatttaaaaactcacaattaaatattaaagcctttttgtacatataaataaacatagcaaaaaaaaaaaaaaaaaaaaaaaaaaatacaataggaacatatatatatatatattttttttatttattacctCACTGTGTTGTAACAATTTGATAGGGGAAAAAAGAGGGAAATGCTTTTGTCTCCACATTTGGGAAATATATTCCACAGTCTTATGGTTTGATCAGGTGATCCTGTAGCAATAGAAGTACCATCAGGACTTAAGGCTGCATACAGTACTCTTGATTTATGTCCTCTTAATGTAGTAACTTTTTTAAGTTGTGGTAAATTCCATAAAATAATTTGATTTAATGAATGACTATGAGTTGATATAAGTTCGGAAGTATTTATAGACCATATAATATTAGATACTTGAGATTTTGTATAAATTTCGTTTATAGATTTTCCTGTTTTTATATTCCataagaaaatttttttatctacTGAACCTCCTCCACTAGataaaatatgatttttatatGGACACCAAGCGATAGCCTTAACCGCTGctttatgttttttaaaatgaaataaatatttatttgtatatttatcccatatatatatactattatcGTTACTACCTGAAGCTAAATATGTACCATCTGCATTCCATTCTAAACCACATATTTCAGATTTATGTTTTGTTAattcaatataataaatttctttACTTCTGATATCactatttataattttattatctcGACCACCAGTTGTTAATGTATTATGATTCCAACATAATGTATTAACTCTTGAtttatgatttttatattttctgaTTCTTACACATTTCTCTATATCCCATATTTCTACAACACCATTTGATAAACCAGTTGCCAGAAAATTCCCGTTTATATTCCATTTTAAAGAGCTTATGGTTTTTTGgggtttgtttttttttttttctgatgGTTTTAAAATTTCCATAGATTCACATTTgtgattataatatttatcattatttgattttctcttttcttttttatcctTATCTTTCTTCTCtgtttttttatcatcacctttatctttttgttctatttctttttctattttgTTCGCTACAAATAATTTCTGATTTGtacatgtattattattccacaaatataatttatcacATAAGGCCGTTgcgataatatttttttttgaccaatctaataaatttaaataaaaatcatcCATAAGCTCAGGAGCAGATAGTATACGATATGGCATATTAggaatttttcttttctcctttttattattatttaaaatataaaaaggatatgttaaaaaatatgtaccaTGTGGATggaatgttatattttttgttttatcatattctcttaacattatatttttatgagaATGTTCAAAAAGGATATTtctatacatattattatcatctttaattagattatatctatttatattttttctaatatttctttcttccatatttttatacatattaaatataaaaatatcatcatcaaaatatttgttgttgtctgattttttatttatatcatcgtttttataatttgttataCTATTAGTTTTATGATGATTTggattataatatacattattatctttaacATAATCATTTCTTCTTAATGTATATTCATccatttttatgttatatttactATATCTACTATATCTagtttgataaatataattcgTAATCTtgtcttcattttctttttctatattatattcctCAAATCTATTCTCTTCTGTacacattattttatttatctcTTCATTCGATAAACAAAAGTGTCCATAGGTATTATAATCACAAGGAAAAGGTAATTCTGTAAGGTGTATTTCATTAtctatatgtaaaaaaaaatccttTATATTGTAGTAGTCTTTTATAATAGgtgaatttataaaaatattatccatatttatttattttgttataattaaaatggaTACATCATCAAAAAGGTAATATCCTTATGTTAATAAAATGCATACAAAATTTAATCATTCTACCAACATTTCCAATATTTCCAACATTTtggttttatatatatatatatgtgtgtgaattatttaataacgctaaatatataattcttatacatattacaaattttctattaatatatttattattaaaaatatttataataaaataacgCATGTCTCTTCCACCTAATTAagattattcattttttttttttttttttttttttttcttttatattttacattattcaaattaaaatgttttatatttatccttgttttcttcataatttccttttttttttttttttttttttatgtttagaaatatatttttattattcattttataagaaataaaacagacagaggggaaaaaaaaaaaaaaaaaaaaaaaaaaaaaatagataccCAAGttcatatatacacatatatatatcacatatTCGGgtgatattatttaatttaattaatgacataaaatatatacatagaattatattaatttatagtacaatatttatatatatgactttgtacatatacatattttttaaaaagaatctTATAttgagaaaaaattaaatatgtattatatatccttgtttttaaaaaagtaggtacataaatgaataaataatacaatcacaaaaaatataaaaaataaaaaaataaaaaaataatatatatatatatatatatatatatttatatatatttcatttatttattcctttttataGACACGTCAGTTCCTCTTATTATCACAACCTCTTATTATTAAATCCGTTGAAGTAATACATAACGAAGTGAAGGTCGTCACGATCAAAACTGCACAGCTACATAATGCTTCTGTCAAACTacaaaatacatttttttctcttGGAACttcatataatacatattggGGATAGTAAGGTCGGTAATACGTGTCATAAGTGTAATACTGCTTATAGTACATTGTgctaaacaaaaaaaaatatatataaaaaaataataaaataataaaatatataaataaacaaataaataaataaaacaacaaaataataaattcatatatgaatatatatacatatatactttattttttcttgatATGTgcttcaaataataataataattataactaCAGTGACATatactataaatatatatagacatatatttttttttttcggaAAAGTACAaaacttttttataataaaaaagaaacttgtgaaaaacgaaaaaaaagaaaataaggttacacaaaaacaaaaataaaaacagaatggacaatattataaaaaaaatattattgtttttataatatatttaaactcataagaaaaattaatatataaatatatatatatatgtggaattatatcatattcaatattataaatatatattccaaaatttatcatatatatatatatatatatatatatatatttataatataaccaATTTTGATACGCAaggtttttaatttttacctGAACATGTTCAGAAAAAtgctcaaaaaaaaaaaaaaaaaaaagatgatatACTAATAAAATAGCTGTctctcttttattttttttattttatattttatattttttttttttttttttttggtgcatgcacattttgttttttttaatttttggcTGTTAAAATAAAACCAAAATGTAAATTTCTCAATAATTTCATTGCAAATATATCAAGTTAAcgttcaaaaaaaaaaagaaaaagaaaaagaaaaagaaaaacacaaaaaagaacaaaaaaattatgaaataaaaaatcattGTATCCCTTTT contains:
- a CDS encoding cell division cycle protein 20 homolog, putative; protein product: MDNIFINSPIIKDYYNIKDFFLHIDNEIHLTELPFPCDYNTYGHFCLSNEEINKIMCTEENRFEEYNIEKENEDKITNYIYQTRYSRYSKYNIKMDEYTLRRNDYVKDNNVYYNPNHHKTNSITNYKNDDINKKSDNNKYFDDDIFIFNMYKNMEERNIRKNINRYNLIKDDNNMYRNILFEHSHKNIMLREYDKTKNITFHPHGTYFLTYPFYILNNNKKEKRKIPNMPYRILSAPELMDDFYLNLLDWSKKNIIATALCDKLYLWNNNTCTNQKLFVANKIEKEIEQKDKGDDKKTEKKDKDKKEKRKSNNDKYYNHKCESMEILKPSEKKKNKPQKTISSLKWNINGNFLATGLSNGVVEIWDIEKCVRIRKYKNHKSRVNTLCWNHNTLTTGGRDNKIINSDIRSKEIYYIELTKHKSEICGLEWNADGTYLASGSNDNSIYIWDKYTNKYLFHFKKHKAAVKAIAWCPYKNHILSSGGGSVDKKIFLWNIKTGKSINEIYTKSQVSNIIWSINTSELISTHSHSLNQIILWNLPQLKKVTTLRGHKSRVLYAALSPDGTSIATGSPDQTIRLWNIFPKCGDKSISLFFPLSNCYNTVR